Sequence from the Priestia megaterium genome:
TTGAAGGAGACAATCAAAAGCAAGCATCTTTTTTATCAAAGGCGCTGAATGAAGTAAGCGCTGATAAAATAAACGGTCTTCATATGATTATGTCTAGTATTTCACGTCCGGAACATCTCGACATATTTGAAAAAGGAATTGCTGAAAAAATTGACTTTTCGTATGCCGGTGCTCAAAGCCTTCGCGTGTCTCAAATGATTGAAGATGGCACGTTGAAAATGGGAGAAATTCATACATATCTAGAGCTTTACGGACGCCTTTTCATTGATTTAATTCCGAACATTGCCTTAGTGGCTGCTGACAAAGCGGATGCACAAGGTAATTTATATACAGGAGCAAATACGGAAGAAACACCGACCATTATCGAAGCAACCGCGTTTAAGGATGGAATTGTTATTGTGCAGGTAAATGAACTTGTTGAAGAACTTCCGCGAGTTGATATTCCGGCTTCTTGGATTGATTGTATCGTCGTGGCGGATCAGCCCTATCAATTGGAAGCTTTATTTACGCGAGATCCTCGTCATATTACAGAGCTCCAAATTTTAATGGCTATGATGACGATTCGAGGTATCTATGAACGCCACAGCGTACAATCCTTAAATCATGGCATTGGCTTTAATACAGCTGCAATTGAGCTTTTGCTGCCTACTTATGGAGAAAAGTTAGGACTGAAAGGTAAAATATGCAAGCACTGGGCTCTGAACCCTCACCCTACGTTAATTCCGGCTATTGAAAGCGGATGGATTGAGAGCATACACTGCTTTGGCGGAGAAGTAGGAATGGAACAATACACAGCATCGCGTCCAGATGTGTTTTTTACAGGACGCGATGGCAGCCTGCGCTCAAACCGTGCGATGTGTCAAGTGGCTGGTCAATATGCGGTAGATGCTTTTGTAGGATCAACTTTGCAAATAGATGGAGAAGGAAATTCTTCTACCGTCACATCCGGACGTTTGTCAGGGTTTGGCGGAGCGCCTAATATGGGGCATGACCCTAGAGGCCGCCGACATTCTACGCCTGCTTGGTTGGATATGATAAACGAGCAGCACGAACTAGCAAGAGGCAGAAAGCTAGTTGTTCAAATGGTTGAAACCTTTCAATCAGGAAATGAGCCTGTTTTTGTGGAGTCTTTGGATGCGATAAAGGTAGCGAAACAAGCAAGCTTAACTACTGCTCCTGTCATGATTTACGGGGATGATGTGACGCATGTTGTGACGGAAGAAGGAATTGCTTATTTATATAAAGCACAAAGCTTGGACGAAAGAAAAGCAGCGCTTGAAGCAGTAGCAGGGGTAACACCTATAGGCCTGCGACACAGCCAAAATAAAGTGGAAAAGATGCGCAGAGATGGCCTAGTGGCTTTTCCGGAAGATTTACAGATTCGCCGTACAGAAGCAAAGCGTTCATTATTGGCAGCAAGAAGTGTCGAAGATTTAGTAGAATGGTCGGATGGCTTATATAATCCGCCTGCTAAATTTCGGAGCTGGTAAGGAATATGCTTATTCAGAGTATTCAAGAAGAGCCAAGACCAGCTGTGTTTTACTCATGTCTAATAGCTAAAATGGCAGTTACCGCTCTGGTTGATGAAGCGGTGCTTACACCTAAGCCTGGGCTTGTAGATGCAGCAACAACTGGATCTCATCAAGATATGAATATTGAGACGTTGTTAACTTCTGCTTATGCTTTACAACCGACCTTTTTACAGATTGCATTATATAGTCAAGGAAAGCAGCCAAGTCAGATGCTAAGGGAAGAAATTGCTCGAATTGGACGCGAGGGCGAACAAATTATGTACGCGGCTACGGATGGTATTAATACACACAAAGGAGCGATTTGGGCATTAGGTCTACTTGCGTCTGCAACAGCGGTTTGCGGCATTCAAGCATCACCTGCATCCATCGCAGAAGCTGCAGGACAAATTGCTCGTTATGCAGATCGTTTTTGTCCTCTGCATTCATCTAATGGACTTCGTGTGAAAAAGCAGTATGGCGCAAAAGGAGCAGCCGGAGAGGCGAAGGAAGGATTTCCCCATTTGATTCATATAGGCTTGCCTGCTTTACATAAGGCTCGCAAGCTAGGCATACATGAAACATCAGCGCGGATTGATACTTTAGTAACACTAATAGCCAATCTTGATGATACGTGTATTTTGCATCGTGCTGGTCCGGTAGTGTTAGAGGAGGTTAAAATGGCGGCATCCAATGTGTTAGAAGTTGGAGGGGTATCTACATCAATGGGAAAACAGCGGCTAAAAGCCTTAGATCATATTCTTCTATCATCTAACGCTTCTCCAGGTGGAAGTGCAGATTTGCTGGCTGCTGTATTATTTTTGGATCGAATATCTCTTTTTAAAGAATCGTAAACGTCTGCAAGGAGGAGTGGATAATGGAAACGTTAGTGTTTAAATACAAAGCCAATCGAAAGTTAACTCAGCGCGCACATGTAGGCGTTGTTGGTTCAGGGGATTTAGAAATTTTAATGGTTCCTTCTGATGAAGAACATGCTCACGTATCAGTACGAACAGGAAGTGAAGGGTTTAGTGAAACTTGGAAAGCCGTATTAGACCGGTTCTTTAGTGTTCATACGATTCAAGCGAAAATTGTAATTAATGATTTCGGTGCTACGCCTGGTGTAGTCGCCTTGCGTCTTGCACAGGCTTTGGAGGTGAGTGAAAATGGGAGTGAATAATCAAAGCTTTATTGAGTTAAATGGAAGAGAACGAGCGCAGGCAATCTTAGATCAAGGAACATTTCATGAGCTGCTCGGTCCTTTTGACGGGATCGAATCGCCTCATTTACCTAAGCAAAATATTGTCCCTCAAAGCGATGATGGTGTCATTATAGCAGGTGGGCTGATAGCCGGGGAGCCAGCCGTTGTCATTTCAATAGAAGGAGGGTTTCAAGGGGGAGGCATTGGTGAAGTATCGGGAGCTAAAATTGCAGGAGCTTTAGAACTAGCCCTTAATAATCACAAAAAGGGTGTTCCTGTTAGACCTGTTTTTCTATTCGATACAGGAGGGGTAAGGCTCCAAGAAGCGAATTATGGACTTTTGTCAATATCTGAAATCGGCTCAGCTGTGGTTGCTTTGCGTGAGCATACACCTGTTGTTGGAGTTATTTCAGGAAATGTAGGCTGCTTTGGAGGAATGTCTATCACTGCTTCACTCTTTAGTTATCTCATTATGACAAAAGAAGCAAGGTTTGGCCTTAACGGCCCTGAAGTAATCGAACAAGAAGCAGGGATTGAAGAGTTTGATGCAAGAGACCGAAGCTTAATCTGGAAAACGATTGGCGGTATTCAACGCTATGAAACCGGTTTTGCAGAGGCACTAGCGCCGGATGATGTTACTGCTATTCAAGAAGCAGTTCAAGAGACGTTTCAGAAGAAAGAAAAAGTAGCTAATAAAACAGAACAAGTAGATTTTTACAGACATTTGCTTAGTAAGGTTGATCCTTCAAAAAAAATGGCTCCTGATCAGTTTCAAGAATTGTATAAAGAAACCAAAAATGAAAATATCCCTTCAACAGTCTCTTACTCGCTGAATGAAGTTCAAGGTAACATGCCCAATAGCCGCGGTCGCGTGTGGATCAATGCTTTAATAAATAATGAAGAAGCAGATTTTGAAATTCCTTCCGTTCTTTATAAAGACGCGTTGCTAGGAAGAGAAAAGGTCCGGTATATATCGGTTGTACCTAACCCTTATAATCGTTTCTTGCGTGCGCGAAAAGGGGAAGTAGGGCTAGATGAAGGGTGGGCAATTGCCAAGCACGTTCGTGAAGTAATAAAAGAAGATCAAAATCAATCTCCGCGCCCTATAATTGCCATTGTCGATGTACCGAGCCAAGCGTATGGCTATCATGAAGAACTTCTAGGTATCCACTATGCTTGCGGTGCTGCAGCTGATGCTTATGCAGCAGCGCGCTTAGCAGGTCATCCAGTTATTACATTAATTGTCGGAAAAGCAATTTCAGGAGCATTCTTGGCTCATGGATACCAATCAAATCGGATATTGGCTTTGAAAGACGAAGGAGTAAATGTTCACGCTATGTCCAAACAGTCGGCAGCACGCATTACCAAAAGAAGTATCACAGAGCTTGAAGAAGCTTCAAAGAAAGTTCCTTCCATGGCCTATGATATTGAATCATTTGCCTCACTTGGCGCTTTATATGAGCTGATTAGCGGCATTCAAGCAGAGCAGCCCACAGAGCGCGACGTTCAAGCAATTCAAGATATTTTGACTGGAGCAGTAGAAGATGTACGCCGTGAAGGTGTATACGATTTAAGCACCCGGCTGCACAGTGAGCAAGCAAGAAAAGCAGGGCGAGAAGCTTCTTTATTAGTAAGGGCTGAGTTGGAAAAACAATGGAATATATAGCTCATGATCTGCTTCAGTTAAAAGAGAAAGCAAAGCTTATCAGTTATACACCTATCCCCGAGTGGGTGGAGCATTCTTTAGCTAAGGCTCCGTTTGTAGTTGTAAGGCGGGCTGTTCACCGAGATAGCCTGATACCTGTTGGAGTAAGAGGAGAAAGAAGAAATCAGCGTTTTGGAGCATTTGTATCTGAGCAGGCCGTTAAACAAAGAATTAGGCCGGAAGATCTCGTTTCTATTTTTCAAAACGGCCACTTTAGAAACATGCCAGCCATAGTTGCTTTAAAAGAAGTAGCTATTATTTTAAAAGATTTTGCGTGGGGACCAACTGGCAGTGTGGGATTCGAATTTGCAAGCGATGCCGAAGTTGTTACAACAACTAGTGATTTGGATATACTTATTCGCCTTTCTTCTTATTTGTCGGTGGAACAAGCGCAACTGATAGTTAATCAGTTAAAAGAGTATCCAGTTTCTGTAGATGTACAGGTAGAAACAGAAAAAGGAGCATTTTCTCTGGTGGAATATGCAAGGGGAGAAAAGACGCTGCTTCTGCGTACTGTATATGGACCTTCCTTAGTAAAACTGAATCAATTAGTATAAAAGACGGAAGAGGTATTTGCACCTTTTCCGTCTTTTCTGTCAATACCAGCTTTTTTCCTTGCTTAACAAGCGCTTTGCTTCAAAAAAGAATATTTGAATAAACTTTTTGGTGTTAATGCGAATCGGCAAAATTTTAGAATCTCCCTGTAATTCTTTCATTTTTTTACGAACAGCTGTAAAGTCAAAAAACTTAGAAGCATAATTTTCAAACTTTGGATTTGAAAAATCTGTTAATCCGATAGAAGCAAAGTGATTTAGTGAGTGAGTAACTGCTCGTCTTATTCGCTGTTCACAAGCTTTGGTTTCGCGATTAATTTCAATGGAAGACGCGTGAGCTCCTAATTTTTTTTCAGCAACATTCACAAAAATATTTTTTAGAGAAGGGAAATGTTTTTCCACACTTTCTCTTTGGTCATAAGTGTACAGAAACTGTAAAATATCCAGTAAATCTTTTGCACCATTTTCTCCTACAATACCCAATTCAGCTAATAAGAATTTACCCACATCGTATAGATGGGCTTGTTTCGTTACCGGCTGACTTGAAGAGAGGGGGTGATGAGCTGTCGCTAAACTATTCAAAGAGGTTTTAATATCATCGATTGATTTCTCAAGGGAGATTCGTTCGATTACTTTTCGAATAACCGTTAAAATTTCAATTCGATTAATTGGTTTTGTAATATAGTATTCAATTCCTAATGAATAGGCCTCTCCTATCAATTCTTTGGACTCTACCTGTGAAATCATAATCATTTTTCCTTTAAATGAATCTTTTAAATGACGGATCGTTTCGATTCCGTCTCGTCCTGGCATAAGTAAATCGATAAATAAAATATCAATTTGTTTTAAATTTAACATAGAAGCATCTAAAAAGCTTCCGTCGACGACTTCTTCTACAACTTCTCCTAAATCCTCATCTTCAACCAGCTGACTGAGCGTTGAACGAATAGCTGAATCGTCATCTGTAATACAAAATCGCATAAACTCATCCTTTCTGAATTAGATTACGAAGGGGGATTTGAATGATAAACGTCATTCCGCTGTCTTCTTGTGTAGCTTTAATCGTACCTTCAAGTTCTTGAACAATATCTTTTACATAAGAAAGACCAATGCCAGTAGAGGGGTTTCCAAACTGATCGTATTTTGAGGTGAAACCAGGTTCGAAAATAGCTTTTTCGTACTTTAAAGGTACTCCAGGACCGTTGTCTTGTACATGAAATTCTACATGTTCAGCTTGTCTATGTACCGATAAAACAATCCTTCCTTCATCTTTAATCGCTTCCACTGCATTTGCTACCAAGTTATTAATGATCGATAAAATGGTGTAAACGTGGTAGCTGAAATGTTCCCCGTTTACAGAGGAAAAAAAGGTAATTTGTTTGTGAAGAGAATCGGCATATTTTTTGTTGATACGTACGATCAGCTCGATTAATTCCTCTGCTTTCATATAATTTTGGAAACTTTCATTTGAAATTGTTTTAGATAAGCCCGCAAAAATACGCTGGTTGTCTTTTTTTACTTCGTGAATATCTCCGGCAATCCGAAGCGCTTTTTTACTGAGCGTTTGGTTTAGCACAGAATAATCTTTTTCCTGCTGATTTAATACACGGTATAAATCGTACGAAGCTTTTGTAATCGCTTCTGTATTATGAAGGGTCTTTTTTAAATGAACGGTTTCTTCATAAAGACTTGTAATGAGCATTAGCATGTGCTCATTTTGTTTGCGAATTTGACGTTCTCGTGACTGTGATTCATAAATCGTCATCATATTAAAAAAGCTAAGTACAATGAAGCTGTGAGCAAAAGCAATAACGGCCATGTCGGATAATGAATCGACATGGATTGTTGTGTGCAAAACTATATACTGCGCAGTTAGTTCCACTATATCAGCAGCAATTTCAATGATGAGTCCAATCAATCCAATTACAATAGCACTATAGTTCATGCGGCTTACTTTAAAAACAAAAAATAAAAGTGCATACGTAAAGTAGAAGAAAAACGTAGGGTAATGCGTATGTGCAGAAGCCGTAAATTGAAAATGATCGAGCATGATATAATCGAGCATGATGCGAAAGAGAACGACGCTTAAAGCGGTTAACAAGCCCCCGGCTAAAACGGTTTTCCGTTTTAAAAGCAACAGGAAAAAGAAAAATGTAGGAGCTCCGAATGTAATTCGAAATGTTTCATTTAACGGATAAAATTTTAACTCTCCCGCCAGCGGGACAGTAATGAGCATGAGCAATAAAATGTACGGATCTTTTCGAATGGAAGATTTAAAATTCAGATAATTCCACCTCCTGAAGTGATTCGTGAATTAGTATACATGGTGACAGCGTCCAGCACAATGGAGAAGAGTGCCAAAGATAAAAATATAATTCCAAAAAGTTTTGTAGGTTTTTGTATGCTCTCGTAGGTTGCATTGTACATTAAAAACGAAAATGAAATCGCGCTTTATGAAATCGCGCTTTATGAAAGCGCTTTAAAATAAAAAGTAAATTAAGTGATGAGGTGACTTTAATGAAAAGAGAAATAGAACAGGAAATGTCTTACTTACAGCTCACTGCAAAAGACCGATTACATGAGTGGGTGCAACAAACAAAAGAATTTTCGTCAGAAGGAAAAACGGCTGATTACATCCCCGCTCTGAAAGATATGGACTCGTCTCAATTAGGTATTTGTTTGATTGGTGCTGATGGAACAGTTATCCAATCTGGTGATTATGAAGCGGTATTCACTCTTCAAAGTATTTCTAAAGTCATTAGCTTTATAGCAGCTTGCTTATGCTGCGGCATTCCTTATGTGCTAGAGAGAGTGGATGTAGAGCCAACTGGAGATGCATTTAATTCTATTATAAGACTGGAAATGCATAAACCAGGAAAGCCGTTCAATCCTATGATTAACGCTGGTGCTTTAACGGTTTCATCTCTTTTATCTGGGGAGACGGCAAAAGAAAAATTAAGCTATTTGTTTGATGTGATAACAATGCTTACCGGGAAAACACCACTCATTAATGAAACGGTCTTTGAATCAGAATGGCAAACGTCTCATCGAAATCGTGCGCTTGCCTACTATTTAAAAGAAACGAACTACTTACAAGGAGAAGTAGAAGAAGTTCTAGAGGTTTACCTAAAGCAGTGCTCAATTGAAGTAACGACTGAAGATATTGCGCTGATCGGATTAATTCTGTCATTAGACGGATATCATCCAGTGTTTCACAAACAAGTAATTCCAAAAGAAGTAGCTAAATTAACAAAAGCGCTCATGCTTACATGCGGTATGTATAATGCTTCAGGAAAGTTTGCGGCATTTGTTGGTATGCCAGCTAAAAGCGGTGTATCGGGAGGAATCATGTCATTGGTGCCACCTAATACGAAAAAGCAGTCTCCATTTCCAGACGGATGCGGTATCGGAATATACAGTCCAGCTATTGATGAGTACGGGAATAGCGTAAAAGGCGTTACGCTGCTAAAAAAAATCGCAAAAGAATGGGATTTGAGTATTTTTTAGTCTATTTACGTACTCTTCATTCGCTTCAATAATATAAACACCAAGAGAAAAAACTTTCATGTTTTGCATTTGTTCTACCAAATTTTTTAATGAGGTGATAGGCATGCAACAGGCAATCGAAAGTGTAATTAGCGTCATCAATGATTTTTTTTGGTCGAATTTATTAATTATTTTACTTGTATCAATTGGTATTTATTTTACGATTCGCTCTCGTTTTTTTGCAGTTTCGCATGTTGAAAGAAATGGTGCTTGTTTTGAAAGAAGGACGAGCGGCTAAAGATGGAGGAGTCTCCCCGTTTCAAGCTTTTTGCATAAGCATGGCAGCTCGAGTAGGAACGGGAAATATTACCGGGATAGCGATTGCTATTGCACTCGGTGGCCCGGGTGCTGTGTTTTGGATGTGGATTATTGCCATTATCGGTTCAGTATCAAGTTTTGTAGAAAGTACACTCGCTCAAATTTATAAAGTAAAAGGATCAAACGGGTTTCGAGGAGGACCTGCTTATTATATGGAAAAAGGTTTAAATAAAAGGTGGATGGGCGGGCTATTTGCTGTACTCATTACCCTTTCATTTGGTCTTGTGTTTAACGCGGTGCAGTCTAATACGATTACGCTAGCATTTGAGAACTCTTTTGGGACGAGCCGTTTGTTGATTGGGATTATTATGACAGTTATATTTGCGGTAATTATTTTTGGCGGGATCAAACGCATCGCCAAGATATCGGAATACATCGTGGTCGTATTAGCCGTTTTATACATTGGAATGGCTCTGTTCATTATCTTTAAAAATATTGATCAAATGCCTGCGGTTCTATCTCTAATTGTGAAAAATGCATTTGGGTTTGAACAGGCGCTTGGGGGATCAATTGGTGCAACATTAATCAACGGAGTAAAGCGCGGACTGTTTTCCAATGAAGCAGGAATGGGAAGTGCTCCCAACGCCGCGGCAACTGCAGTGACGAGTCATCCAGTTAAACAAGGTCTTATCCAAGCATTTGGTGTCTTGACGGATACACTCGTGATTTGTACAAGCACAGCATTTATCGTTCTCTTATCCCCAGCCTATAAGCAGGGGCTAAGCGGCATTGAATTAACGCAAGCTTCTCTTAGTACCCATATCGGCTCTTGGGCATCAGGGTTTTTAGCTATCATGGTATTTCTATTTGCTTTTAGTACGTTAATTGGCAATTATTATTATGGAGAAACGAATATTGAATTTTTAAATTCAAATAAGATGTGGCTTTGGTCTTATCGTGTAGGTGTTTTAGCGATGGTTATTTTTGGATCGATCGCTCAGCTTCAGCTTGTATGGAATTTGGCAGACTTATTTATGGGGATGATGGTAGTCGTGAACTTGATTGCTATTTTTCTATTATCGAAAGTGGCATTTTCTGCCTTACATAACTATACTGAGCAGAAAAAGGAAGGGAAAAATCCAGTCTTTTATAGAGATGCGTTAGAAAACAATCAAAATATTGAATGTTGGGAAAGAGAATCTACTCCACCCCCTTCTGAAAAAGAGAATATTATCTAAAAAAAAGTTCAGCCAATTGGCTGAACTTTTTTATGCGTTTTTCTTTAATTCAGATTGCGCAGTGTCTTTAGAAAATAATGTTTCTTTCACACCGTTAGTTGCTGCTTTGGTTTTTGCAGCAAAGATTGGATTTAAAATAACAACTACCAGTAAGTTAGATAATAATCCCCAGAACCCTTCATAAAGACCAAATGAATTTCCTGTGGCATGGACGGTAAACGTTACAACCAGCCCTACTACTAATCCAGCAATCGTACTTTCTTTCGATTGATTTCTCCAAAACAGGCTGATAACGATAGCCGGGAAGATTTGTACCATACCGGATACCCCTAGTAACTGTAGGGAAACAAGTGCTTGAGGGAATAATAAACCGAATAAAAGTGCCAGTCCAATAACAACGAAAACCATAGAACGAGTAACCATTGTTAATGTTTTACCCTGTACATTTGGATTAATTAAATCTCTAAATATATTATTTGCAAATAAGTTAGACGCTCCGATAGCCATGATAGAACATGGAATTAATGAAGCAAGAGCAATCGTTGCATAAGCTAACCCTTGGCCAATGCCGCCATATGAATATTGAATTAAGGTTAATAATGCTAATCTAGGATCCGTTGTATCTTGAGGTAATACTTGATAAGCAATAAATCCTAAGAAGATGACTAGAATTAAAACAATATTGTAAAGCGGTAAGAAAATAGCATTTTTACGAAGCGAATCTGCACTTTTAGCAGTGAAAATACCTGTAGCAGCGTGGGCCCACATGAATAAAGCTAAAGCAGATACGAGTGATGCTGTAATAAACCATGGAATGCCTTTAGGTCCTTGTGTTGGGATCGTTAATAGCTGAGGTGCATCCTTTGCAACATTGTCGATCATGTTGCCCCAGCTTCCAAAATGCATAATTGGCAGAGAAACAACCATAAATAACATAATCGCCCATACTAAAATATCTTTAATAATTGCCGTATAAGTGGGACCTTTAATTCCGCTGAAAAAGGTATAAAGAGCCACAAGAAAGAATGAAAGAATAACGACAGCTTTTACGTTAATGTAGCCAGTTCCTGCAACGCGAAGAGTATCTTGAATACCGCTAAGCTGAAGAT
This genomic interval carries:
- the mdcA gene encoding malonate decarboxylase subunit alpha, which codes for MSGIKKTSKSWTTRRDQKAARLVKIDHLLKGKLLGNEHIIEALELLISPGDKVVLEGDNQKQASFLSKALNEVSADKINGLHMIMSSISRPEHLDIFEKGIAEKIDFSYAGAQSLRVSQMIEDGTLKMGEIHTYLELYGRLFIDLIPNIALVAADKADAQGNLYTGANTEETPTIIEATAFKDGIVIVQVNELVEELPRVDIPASWIDCIVVADQPYQLEALFTRDPRHITELQILMAMMTIRGIYERHSVQSLNHGIGFNTAAIELLLPTYGEKLGLKGKICKHWALNPHPTLIPAIESGWIESIHCFGGEVGMEQYTASRPDVFFTGRDGSLRSNRAMCQVAGQYAVDAFVGSTLQIDGEGNSSTVTSGRLSGFGGAPNMGHDPRGRRHSTPAWLDMINEQHELARGRKLVVQMVETFQSGNEPVFVESLDAIKVAKQASLTTAPVMIYGDDVTHVVTEEGIAYLYKAQSLDERKAALEAVAGVTPIGLRHSQNKVEKMRRDGLVAFPEDLQIRRTEAKRSLLAARSVEDLVEWSDGLYNPPAKFRSW
- a CDS encoding triphosphoribosyl-dephospho-CoA synthase; this encodes MLIQSIQEEPRPAVFYSCLIAKMAVTALVDEAVLTPKPGLVDAATTGSHQDMNIETLLTSAYALQPTFLQIALYSQGKQPSQMLREEIARIGREGEQIMYAATDGINTHKGAIWALGLLASATAVCGIQASPASIAEAAGQIARYADRFCPLHSSNGLRVKKQYGAKGAAGEAKEGFPHLIHIGLPALHKARKLGIHETSARIDTLVTLIANLDDTCILHRAGPVVLEEVKMAASNVLEVGGVSTSMGKQRLKALDHILLSSNASPGGSADLLAAVLFLDRISLFKES
- a CDS encoding malonate decarboxylase subunit delta produces the protein METLVFKYKANRKLTQRAHVGVVGSGDLEILMVPSDEEHAHVSVRTGSEGFSETWKAVLDRFFSVHTIQAKIVINDFGATPGVVALRLAQALEVSENGSE
- the mdcD gene encoding biotin-independent malonate decarboxylase subunit beta is translated as MGVNNQSFIELNGRERAQAILDQGTFHELLGPFDGIESPHLPKQNIVPQSDDGVIIAGGLIAGEPAVVISIEGGFQGGGIGEVSGAKIAGALELALNNHKKGVPVRPVFLFDTGGVRLQEANYGLLSISEIGSAVVALREHTPVVGVISGNVGCFGGMSITASLFSYLIMTKEARFGLNGPEVIEQEAGIEEFDARDRSLIWKTIGGIQRYETGFAEALAPDDVTAIQEAVQETFQKKEKVANKTEQVDFYRHLLSKVDPSKKMAPDQFQELYKETKNENIPSTVSYSLNEVQGNMPNSRGRVWINALINNEEADFEIPSVLYKDALLGREKVRYISVVPNPYNRFLRARKGEVGLDEGWAIAKHVREVIKEDQNQSPRPIIAIVDVPSQAYGYHEELLGIHYACGAAADAYAAARLAGHPVITLIVGKAISGAFLAHGYQSNRILALKDEGVNVHAMSKQSAARITKRSITELEEASKKVPSMAYDIESFASLGALYELISGIQAEQPTERDVQAIQDILTGAVEDVRREGVYDLSTRLHSEQARKAGREASLLVRAELEKQWNI
- a CDS encoding malonate decarboxylase holo-ACP synthase, with the protein product MEYIAHDLLQLKEKAKLISYTPIPEWVEHSLAKAPFVVVRRAVHRDSLIPVGVRGERRNQRFGAFVSEQAVKQRIRPEDLVSIFQNGHFRNMPAIVALKEVAIILKDFAWGPTGSVGFEFASDAEVVTTTSDLDILIRLSSYLSVEQAQLIVNQLKEYPVSVDVQVETEKGAFSLVEYARGEKTLLLRTVYGPSLVKLNQLV
- a CDS encoding response regulator, which gives rise to MRFCITDDDSAIRSTLSQLVEDEDLGEVVEEVVDGSFLDASMLNLKQIDILFIDLLMPGRDGIETIRHLKDSFKGKMIMISQVESKELIGEAYSLGIEYYITKPINRIEILTVIRKVIERISLEKSIDDIKTSLNSLATAHHPLSSSQPVTKQAHLYDVGKFLLAELGIVGENGAKDLLDILQFLYTYDQRESVEKHFPSLKNIFVNVAEKKLGAHASSIEINRETKACEQRIRRAVTHSLNHFASIGLTDFSNPKFENYASKFFDFTAVRKKMKELQGDSKILPIRINTKKFIQIFFFEAKRLLSKEKSWY
- a CDS encoding ATP-binding protein → MLITVPLAGELKFYPLNETFRITFGAPTFFFFLLLLKRKTVLAGGLLTALSVVLFRIMLDYIMLDHFQFTASAHTHYPTFFFYFTYALLFFVFKVSRMNYSAIVIGLIGLIIEIAADIVELTAQYIVLHTTIHVDSLSDMAVIAFAHSFIVLSFFNMMTIYESQSRERQIRKQNEHMLMLITSLYEETVHLKKTLHNTEAITKASYDLYRVLNQQEKDYSVLNQTLSKKALRIAGDIHEVKKDNQRIFAGLSKTISNESFQNYMKAEELIELIVRINKKYADSLHKQITFFSSVNGEHFSYHVYTILSIINNLVANAVEAIKDEGRIVLSVHRQAEHVEFHVQDNGPGVPLKYEKAIFEPGFTSKYDQFGNPSTGIGLSYVKDIVQELEGTIKATQEDSGMTFIIQIPLRNLIQKG
- a CDS encoding glutaminase; translated protein: MKREIEQEMSYLQLTAKDRLHEWVQQTKEFSSEGKTADYIPALKDMDSSQLGICLIGADGTVIQSGDYEAVFTLQSISKVISFIAACLCCGIPYVLERVDVEPTGDAFNSIIRLEMHKPGKPFNPMINAGALTVSSLLSGETAKEKLSYLFDVITMLTGKTPLINETVFESEWQTSHRNRALAYYLKETNYLQGEVEEVLEVYLKQCSIEVTTEDIALIGLILSLDGYHPVFHKQVIPKEVAKLTKALMLTCGMYNASGKFAAFVGMPAKSGVSGGIMSLVPPNTKKQSPFPDGCGIGIYSPAIDEYGNSVKGVTLLKKIAKEWDLSIF
- a CDS encoding sodium:solute symporter family protein; this encodes MQGNLTALLITSAIVLVVIAIGFIAGRDKSSRSSVEEWAVGGRRFGSLLVWLLVGADLYTAYTFLGLTSTAYQGGSIAFFAIPYSVLAFLISYFFLPKLWTVAKKHKLTTLADYARERFSSKFLSSLIAIVGVLMLIPYIDLQLSGIQDTLRVAGTGYINVKAVVILSFFLVALYTFFSGIKGPTYTAIIKDILVWAIMLFMVVSLPIMHFGSWGNMIDNVAKDAPQLLTIPTQGPKGIPWFITASLVSALALFMWAHAATGIFTAKSADSLRKNAIFLPLYNIVLILVIFLGFIAYQVLPQDTTDPRLALLTLIQYSYGGIGQGLAYATIALASLIPCSIMAIGASNLFANNIFRDLINPNVQGKTLTMVTRSMVFVVIGLALLFGLLFPQALVSLQLLGVSGMVQIFPAIVISLFWRNQSKESTIAGLVVGLVVTFTVHATGNSFGLYEGFWGLLSNLLVVVILNPIFAAKTKAATNGVKETLFSKDTAQSELKKNA